A genomic segment from Rahnella aceris encodes:
- a CDS encoding ornithine cyclodeaminase produces the protein MTQGFRYLNQRDVMALGGTQAQAALDDVRDVVTLMRQQQTQMPAETHVSLAGARGKAYALPACVGGRFNAAGVKWTAHRPDAHDGLPQAMAMTLINRADNGLPLGLVESAALTATRTAAVSALALRHAAPRPVQRVLLLGTGVQATAHLDMLRQLFPDLQQVSWWSRSASAFAPDSDNLPWPLVRITGLPHACAQDIDAVITCTSAAEPLLGAEAIRPGRLVIQVGYHEVAFEAIALATKVVVDLWGDFCETSAKSLFQMYRAGQFSPDRVDADLSNLLLDGWRPAPDDSVYFSSFGLNVFDIALAARVLALAQQRGTGTLLPLFPESFYLA, from the coding sequence ATGACGCAGGGTTTTCGCTATCTGAATCAGCGGGATGTCATGGCGCTCGGCGGTACGCAGGCGCAGGCCGCGCTGGATGATGTGCGTGACGTTGTCACCTTAATGCGCCAGCAACAGACGCAGATGCCAGCGGAAACCCACGTCAGTCTTGCCGGTGCGCGGGGAAAAGCCTACGCGCTGCCCGCCTGCGTAGGCGGTCGTTTCAATGCCGCTGGCGTGAAATGGACGGCACATCGCCCCGATGCCCACGACGGGCTGCCGCAGGCGATGGCGATGACGCTGATTAACCGCGCAGATAACGGTCTGCCACTCGGGCTGGTGGAAAGCGCCGCGCTGACTGCCACCCGCACCGCTGCCGTCTCGGCGCTGGCGTTACGCCATGCCGCGCCGCGACCCGTACAACGCGTTCTGCTGCTCGGCACCGGCGTGCAGGCCACGGCGCATCTCGATATGCTGCGTCAGCTTTTCCCGGACCTGCAACAGGTCAGCTGGTGGAGCCGCAGCGCATCTGCTTTTGCCCCAGACAGCGACAACCTGCCGTGGCCGCTGGTCCGAATCACCGGTTTACCGCACGCCTGCGCACAAGACATCGACGCCGTAATCACCTGCACCAGCGCCGCCGAACCGCTGCTGGGCGCGGAGGCAATCCGCCCCGGAAGGCTGGTTATTCAGGTGGGTTATCACGAAGTCGCGTTTGAGGCGATTGCCCTCGCCACAAAAGTGGTGGTCGATTTGTGGGGAGATTTCTGCGAAACCAGCGCCAAAAGCCTCTTCCAGATGTACCGCGCCGGGCAATTTTCGCCGGATCGCGTTGATGCTGATTTAAGCAATCTGCTGCTCGATGGCTGGCGACCTGCGCCGGATGACAGTGTGTATTTCTCCTCGTTTGGCCTCAACGTTTTCGACATCGCCCTGGCGGCCCGTGTGCTGGCACTCGCGCAGCAGCGGGGAACCGGCACGCTGTTACCGCTTTTTCCGGAGTCATTTTACCTTGCCTGA
- a CDS encoding sulfurtransferase: MPDYSAFPLPRIIISAAELRERHKNGEQFALIDVREIAQWQAATLPGAHHLNVYDYFIPDSTEAGVNSLFNAFQRAWQSLDIRDNVTPVFFEQQVGMRSPRGAWFALCGGICQPLVLDGGLDAWQRAGGELMPGTGNSAVISAENPDYRAPDSTVIAQLNSLTATRTEVLAAQASGAQILDARRPSEFSGEFAHECCHRAGRIPGARLLFWEDVVHNGAFQDAGEIRHRAEKAGLHPDRRIIIYCHRGARAATVFTALQLAGYRQLAIYVGSWHEWAEHPELPLLTGFN, from the coding sequence TTGCCTGATTACTCTGCTTTCCCCTTGCCGCGCATCATTATCAGCGCCGCAGAGCTGCGTGAACGCCACAAAAATGGCGAACAGTTCGCGCTGATTGATGTGCGTGAGATCGCTCAGTGGCAGGCCGCAACCCTGCCGGGCGCGCATCATCTGAATGTTTATGATTACTTTATTCCCGACAGCACTGAAGCCGGTGTGAACAGCCTGTTCAATGCCTTTCAGCGTGCCTGGCAGTCGCTGGACATCCGTGACAACGTCACACCTGTTTTCTTTGAACAACAGGTCGGCATGCGCTCCCCGCGCGGTGCGTGGTTTGCGCTGTGCGGCGGCATCTGCCAGCCGCTGGTGCTCGATGGCGGGCTGGATGCCTGGCAACGCGCAGGCGGCGAGCTGATGCCGGGAACCGGCAACAGCGCAGTGATAAGCGCAGAAAATCCGGATTACCGTGCGCCAGACAGTACGGTGATCGCGCAACTTAATTCGCTGACGGCCACGCGGACGGAAGTGCTTGCGGCACAGGCGTCAGGCGCACAGATTCTCGACGCCCGGCGTCCGTCCGAATTCAGCGGTGAATTTGCGCATGAATGCTGTCACCGGGCAGGAAGAATTCCCGGTGCAAGATTGCTGTTCTGGGAGGATGTGGTGCATAACGGCGCGTTTCAGGATGCCGGAGAAATCCGCCATCGCGCGGAGAAAGCCGGACTGCATCCCGACCGGCGGATCATTATTTATTGTCACCGGGGCGCACGTGCCGCCACGGTATTCACCGCCCTGCAACTGGCGGGTTACAGGCAACTGGCCATTTATGTCGGCTCCTGGCATGAATGGGCGGAACATCCTGAACTGCCCCTGCTGACGGGTTTTAACTGA
- a CDS encoding dipeptide ABC transporter ATP-binding protein yields MTTARPLLDVRHLAIHTDAGLPLVKPLSLQVNCREMVALVGESGSGKTLSSLALMGLLPPGVSMTGGEIWLADKQIASPQGAFDTAVRGKRLGMIFQEPMTSMNPVLKVGEQIAEVLVRHLGLGWKQAHREAIALLDRVGIQNPEQRAKQYIHQLSGGMRQRVMIASAISCKPSLLIADEPTTALDVTIQAQILALLLELQQEMEMGVLLITHDLSVVARYADRAYVMHQGNLVEAGPVATLLTDPQEPYTRKLIAASQPEPRPFSAEISAASPLVRLRELTKSYPQAQRLPFIPAKRQTVLFPTSLDIRRGEILGLIGESGSGKTTLGRAIIGLTETDSGDIEFDGVSLTRASHATRQKMRSRAQIIFQDPYASLNPKMTIGEQIAEPLRVWKLRPAGQIQARVDELLTLVGLEAHHASRLPGAFSGGQRQRVAIARALALEPELLVADEAVSALDLSVRGQILALLDELRRQLGLTVLFISHDLAAVKQVCDRVVVLYHGKIVESGLTAQVLGAPQHPYTQTLLAAAPDIRQALQLRNVS; encoded by the coding sequence ATGACGACTGCCAGACCCTTGCTCGACGTTCGCCACCTCGCCATTCATACCGATGCCGGATTACCGCTGGTCAAACCGCTTTCCCTGCAGGTGAATTGCCGTGAAATGGTGGCGCTGGTGGGGGAATCCGGTTCCGGTAAAACGCTGAGTTCGCTGGCGCTGATGGGATTGCTGCCGCCGGGTGTGAGTATGACGGGCGGTGAAATCTGGCTGGCTGATAAACAGATTGCCAGCCCGCAGGGCGCGTTTGACACGGCTGTGCGCGGTAAACGACTGGGGATGATTTTTCAGGAACCGATGACCAGCATGAATCCGGTGCTGAAAGTCGGTGAACAGATAGCTGAAGTGCTGGTGCGCCATCTGGGATTGGGCTGGAAGCAGGCGCACCGTGAGGCCATCGCTTTGCTGGATCGGGTCGGGATCCAGAATCCTGAGCAACGGGCGAAACAGTATATCCACCAGCTTTCCGGCGGCATGCGTCAGCGGGTCATGATTGCCAGCGCCATCAGTTGCAAGCCGTCGCTGCTGATTGCCGATGAGCCGACCACTGCGCTGGATGTCACCATTCAGGCACAGATTCTGGCGTTGCTGCTGGAATTGCAGCAGGAAATGGAGATGGGCGTGCTGCTGATCACCCACGACCTGAGCGTGGTGGCGCGTTACGCTGACCGCGCTTACGTCATGCATCAGGGAAATCTGGTGGAAGCAGGGCCGGTGGCAACACTGCTGACCGATCCGCAGGAACCTTACACCCGCAAACTGATCGCCGCTTCCCAGCCCGAACCGCGTCCGTTCAGCGCAGAAATCAGCGCGGCATCGCCGCTGGTGCGTTTGCGTGAACTGACCAAAAGCTATCCGCAGGCGCAGCGTTTACCTTTCATACCGGCAAAACGGCAAACGGTGCTTTTTCCGACGTCGCTGGATATCCGTCGCGGCGAAATTCTGGGGCTGATCGGCGAATCCGGTTCGGGGAAAACCACGCTGGGGCGGGCGATCATTGGCCTGACGGAAACTGACAGCGGTGATATCGAATTTGATGGCGTTTCCCTGACCCGCGCCAGTCACGCCACGCGGCAGAAAATGCGCAGCCGCGCACAGATAATTTTCCAGGATCCGTACGCCAGTCTGAACCCTAAAATGACCATCGGTGAGCAAATTGCTGAGCCGCTTCGTGTCTGGAAATTGCGTCCTGCCGGGCAGATTCAGGCGCGGGTAGATGAATTACTCACGCTGGTGGGGCTGGAAGCGCACCACGCCAGCCGGTTGCCCGGCGCATTTTCCGGCGGTCAGCGTCAGCGCGTGGCGATTGCCCGTGCGCTGGCGTTAGAGCCGGAACTGCTGGTGGCGGATGAAGCCGTGTCGGCGTTAGATCTCTCGGTTCGCGGGCAGATCCTGGCATTGCTGGATGAGCTCCGGCGACAACTCGGTCTGACCGTGCTGTTTATCAGCCATGATCTCGCTGCGGTAAAACAGGTGTGCGACCGCGTGGTGGTGCTTTATCACGGCAAAATCGTGGAGAGCGGGCTTACGGCGCAGGTGCTGGGCGCGCCGCAGCATCCTTACACGCAAACTTTACTGGCGGCAGCGCCGGATATCAGGCAGGCGTTGCAACTGCGCAACGTCAGTTAA
- a CDS encoding cytochrome b/b6 domain-containing protein codes for MKSRIWNMLPHEYAPFFRALHIVVALLILSQIINSNFTETEALAGHGLDSVITWVHVISGSGLIICGFLMLGWMMTQRGFTYYFAWAKLDFEGIKQDINTLMKYRLPEAHSGGIASTIQGLGVLALLCVAISGGLWFLLNTVESDLADKIIGWHKFLTTFIEVYFYAHGAMGILHLLIERYKNHSPAIND; via the coding sequence ATGAAATCACGAATTTGGAATATGTTACCCCATGAGTACGCCCCTTTTTTTCGTGCCCTGCACATCGTTGTGGCACTTTTAATACTTTCACAAATTATCAACTCCAACTTTACTGAAACTGAAGCGCTTGCCGGGCATGGCCTGGACAGCGTGATAACCTGGGTGCATGTAATTTCCGGGTCAGGGCTGATTATCTGTGGCTTCCTGATGCTTGGCTGGATGATGACCCAGAGAGGTTTTACTTACTATTTTGCCTGGGCTAAGCTGGATTTTGAGGGTATTAAACAAGATATCAATACGCTGATGAAATATCGCTTACCTGAAGCCCATTCCGGTGGCATTGCCAGTACTATTCAGGGGCTTGGTGTTCTGGCGTTATTATGCGTAGCCATATCGGGTGGATTATGGTTCTTACTCAATACTGTTGAATCTGATTTAGCGGATAAAATTATCGGGTGGCATAAGTTCCTTACTACTTTTATTGAAGTCTATTTTTATGCGCACGGTGCAATGGGGATTTTACACCTGTTAATTGAACGATATAAAAACCACTCACCGGCTATTAATGATTAA
- the gstA gene encoding glutathione transferase GstA: MKLYYAPDTCSLSPHIVLRELGLEFELVKVDNRSKLTADGRDFRIINPKGYVAALELDNGQILTEGPAIVQYLADLKPERGLAPRADSWARVRLQEWLNFITSEIHAGSALLFNSTLPEDVRSLFREKLFRRFDYLQDTLNEKAYLTGPSFSVADAYLFTVLGWCKFFSIELNRWPVLTAYMANINARPAVQAALLAEASQ, encoded by the coding sequence ATGAAACTTTATTACGCCCCTGACACCTGTTCGCTTTCACCCCACATCGTGTTGCGTGAGCTCGGGCTTGAATTTGAACTGGTCAAAGTGGACAACAGAAGCAAGCTCACCGCAGACGGACGTGACTTCCGTATCATTAATCCAAAAGGCTATGTCGCCGCGCTGGAACTGGACAATGGTCAGATACTCACCGAAGGGCCGGCCATTGTGCAATACCTCGCTGACTTGAAGCCGGAAAGGGGGCTGGCACCGCGAGCGGACAGTTGGGCGCGAGTGCGTCTGCAGGAATGGCTAAACTTTATCACCAGTGAAATACATGCGGGCTCCGCACTGCTGTTCAACTCCACATTGCCTGAAGACGTCAGATCGCTCTTTCGTGAAAAGCTCTTCCGGCGGTTCGATTATCTGCAGGATACGCTCAATGAAAAAGCCTATCTGACGGGCCCGTCGTTCAGCGTTGCTGATGCTTACCTTTTCACTGTGCTGGGTTGGTGTAAATTCTTTTCCATCGAACTGAATCGCTGGCCTGTATTAACGGCGTATATGGCAAATATCAATGCGCGTCCTGCCGTGCAGGCTGCCTTACTTGCAGAAGCATCTCAATAA
- a CDS encoding LysR family transcriptional regulator, which produces MMNLLHWRLLVAVADASNISRAAEEVGMTQSGASQAIAQLEASLGFPVFTRERRHIGVTALGEQVIEQARIMLERLNAIRVLADESRGLKGGRIRLASFPSVTSTFLPGLLRDFKRLHPGIDVVVLEGTDEEVEEWIAADTVDLGVVMNPEPGRADVVLGQDAWVAVMPSRHPQGQNAKADGITLEALAGQPFILATGGCVVNGKSLMEQAGLQLSDVRVKVRDWVSACMLVREGMGVTLIPESALPAELRALCVLPVTPSIHREFCLVCSPSGKSSGATQALLQGLRKRGG; this is translated from the coding sequence ATGATGAATCTTTTGCACTGGCGTTTACTGGTCGCCGTGGCGGATGCCAGCAATATCTCACGCGCCGCTGAAGAGGTGGGAATGACTCAGTCCGGCGCCAGTCAGGCTATCGCTCAGTTAGAGGCTTCACTTGGGTTCCCGGTGTTCACGCGTGAGCGTCGACACATCGGCGTCACCGCGCTGGGTGAGCAGGTTATCGAACAGGCAAGGATAATGCTTGAACGGCTGAACGCCATCCGCGTGCTGGCTGATGAGAGCCGCGGTTTAAAGGGCGGACGCATTCGCCTCGCCAGTTTTCCCTCGGTGACGTCCACATTTTTGCCTGGGCTGCTGCGCGACTTTAAGCGTCTGCATCCGGGCATCGACGTGGTGGTACTGGAAGGTACAGACGAGGAAGTGGAGGAATGGATTGCAGCAGACACTGTGGATCTGGGTGTGGTCATGAATCCCGAACCGGGACGAGCAGACGTTGTATTGGGACAGGATGCATGGGTGGCGGTCATGCCATCCCGTCATCCGCAGGGACAGAATGCAAAGGCGGATGGCATAACGCTAGAGGCACTGGCAGGCCAACCCTTTATTCTCGCGACAGGCGGATGTGTCGTTAATGGAAAAAGTCTGATGGAGCAGGCAGGCTTGCAGCTCTCTGATGTACGCGTAAAAGTACGGGATTGGGTCAGCGCCTGCATGCTGGTGCGTGAAGGCATGGGTGTGACGCTGATTCCGGAATCTGCCCTGCCAGCTGAATTGCGAGCCCTGTGCGTGCTGCCGGTGACACCTTCTATACACCGTGAATTTTGTCTTGTTTGTTCGCCATCCGGAAAGTCTTCTGGTGCGACACAGGCATTACTGCAAGGGCTGCGTAAAAGAGGAGGATGA
- a CDS encoding AraC family transcriptional regulator has translation MNELRDLVMRAENEWTATGIPRVKMVRAEACSDQVYEPMLHLVLQGTKNLSIGNQVLWFEPASYTLIPIDVPAIGQIHSDAPNRPFLAVGLTLDPVVIATMFGDLCDTRPTLREPDFSATAASPEMMDAWLRMMRLVDRPDEAGILAPMIEREILFRVFQGPHGNMLRQIAHADSGLSQVRRAIDWIRVHFTEPFLVEDLAALAGMSVAALYRHFKAVTAMTPIQYQKKLRLLKARRQLIFEPDAAAAVAFSVGYESASQFSREYARMFGMPPVRDVTRFKTPIV, from the coding sequence ATGAACGAATTGCGCGACTTAGTGATGCGTGCTGAAAATGAATGGACCGCTACCGGTATTCCCCGCGTAAAGATGGTCAGAGCAGAGGCTTGCTCGGACCAGGTGTATGAACCGATGCTCCATCTGGTCTTACAGGGCACTAAAAACCTGTCCATTGGCAATCAGGTTCTTTGGTTCGAACCAGCGTCCTATACGCTTATCCCAATCGACGTACCAGCTATAGGACAGATTCATTCTGATGCCCCGAACCGGCCTTTTCTGGCTGTTGGCTTGACTTTAGACCCTGTGGTTATCGCGACTATGTTCGGTGACCTTTGCGATACCCGGCCAACCCTGCGTGAACCCGATTTCTCGGCTACTGCCGCGTCCCCGGAAATGATGGACGCCTGGCTCCGGATGATGCGGCTAGTTGATCGCCCGGACGAAGCGGGGATTTTGGCGCCGATGATCGAACGGGAAATACTCTTTCGGGTTTTTCAAGGTCCACACGGCAATATGCTCAGGCAAATCGCGCATGCTGATAGTGGATTGTCACAGGTTCGTCGGGCGATCGACTGGATACGCGTGCACTTTACCGAACCTTTCCTCGTGGAAGATCTGGCGGCTCTGGCTGGGATGAGCGTTGCCGCTTTGTATCGCCATTTCAAAGCAGTTACCGCCATGACGCCGATCCAGTACCAGAAAAAGCTTAGACTTTTGAAGGCTCGGCGGCAGCTCATATTCGAGCCAGACGCAGCGGCTGCTGTGGCCTTCTCCGTCGGTTATGAAAGTGCCTCCCAGTTCAGCCGGGAATATGCGCGTATGTTTGGCATGCCACCCGTACGTGATGTGACCCGATTCAAAACCCCGATAGTTTGA
- a CDS encoding SDR family NAD(P)-dependent oxidoreductase produces the protein MKLPGKVAVVTGASSGIGAGIANALGAEGATVIVNYASSEKSANTVVASIEAAGGKAFAVQADMSKSADVVRLFDKVKADHGKLDVLVNNAGVAVFEMISDMTEDAFHKQFNVNVLGYFLAIREAVKHFGDAGGSIINISSILSTDPYLASSVYSATKGAVDTMTFALARELGPRGIRVNSILPGHTNTPATDGNFAGELGVKLLAGTPLGRFGEPSDIAPVAVFLASADSHWVTGESIRAAGGVRGVGY, from the coding sequence ATGAAGTTACCTGGAAAAGTCGCCGTTGTAACGGGCGCGTCAAGCGGTATTGGCGCTGGCATTGCAAACGCACTCGGCGCAGAGGGTGCCACTGTCATCGTGAACTATGCCAGTAGCGAAAAGAGTGCCAACACCGTCGTCGCGTCAATAGAGGCTGCGGGAGGAAAAGCATTTGCCGTGCAAGCGGATATGAGCAAGTCGGCAGACGTCGTCCGTTTGTTTGACAAGGTTAAGGCGGACCATGGCAAGCTGGACGTTTTGGTCAACAATGCTGGCGTCGCCGTATTCGAAATGATCTCCGATATGACGGAAGATGCGTTCCACAAGCAATTCAACGTCAATGTTTTGGGCTACTTTCTGGCAATCAGGGAGGCGGTAAAACATTTTGGTGATGCGGGTGGTAGCATCATAAACATTAGTTCCATTCTGAGCACCGACCCTTACCTTGCCTCTAGTGTCTATTCAGCAACCAAAGGGGCGGTCGACACAATGACATTTGCACTGGCTCGTGAGCTAGGACCACGCGGCATTCGCGTAAACTCAATTTTGCCTGGTCATACCAACACACCGGCAACCGACGGAAATTTCGCGGGAGAACTCGGGGTGAAGCTGCTTGCAGGAACACCATTGGGTCGCTTCGGCGAACCCAGCGATATCGCACCCGTCGCCGTTTTTCTCGCATCTGCAGACTCACATTGGGTAACAGGCGAATCCATCCGGGCTGCGGGTGGTGTGCGCGGTGTGGGCTACTAA
- a CDS encoding DUF6434 domain-containing protein gives MKIDWHSSLLTSATSIDKNYKNTQNVRRFMIKECGEDFRFDREFMMWIRNDDPKTLGDVVNEWKRRHSF, from the coding sequence TTGAAAATTGATTGGCATAGCTCATTACTGACCAGTGCCACTAGCATTGATAAAAACTACAAAAATACGCAAAACGTTCGTCGTTTCATGATTAAGGAGTGTGGCGAAGATTTTCGATTCGATCGTGAATTTATGATGTGGATACGTAATGATGATCCAAAAACTTTGGGTGATGTTGTAAATGAGTGGAAGCGCAGACATTCGTTTTAA
- a CDS encoding alpha/beta fold hydrolase — protein sequence MNNSSNTPVIFINGLIGTLNDPKFHRPLGDRPVIAPDLNGYGARSDIPVEKINIWGQVKRIYEVIQAEYQGSAVSLVGHSVGGAVAYAFAHKYPECVKEIVSVEGNFSLKDAFWTSTIAKMTLTQVESMLAEMQGSPETWLEGSGIDPQSDKIQIATIWLKHQPASTLLAMARSVVEVTGDPGYQTLVKTVFTSVPVHLLAGEHSASGWDVPDWATQHAKSVTVMPSTGHLMMLQDPTTFGQRVAEILS from the coding sequence ATGAACAATTCGTCCAACACGCCTGTCATATTTATCAACGGCTTAATAGGTACTTTGAATGATCCGAAATTTCACAGACCGCTGGGCGATCGGCCCGTTATTGCTCCTGACCTTAACGGCTACGGCGCACGCAGCGATATACCTGTAGAGAAAATAAACATCTGGGGGCAGGTGAAACGGATTTATGAGGTGATCCAGGCCGAATATCAGGGATCCGCCGTGAGCCTTGTGGGTCATTCTGTCGGGGGCGCTGTGGCCTACGCGTTTGCGCATAAATATCCCGAATGCGTTAAGGAGATTGTCAGTGTAGAAGGCAACTTCTCTCTTAAAGATGCGTTCTGGACATCCACCATCGCGAAAATGACATTAACGCAAGTCGAATCCATGTTGGCGGAGATGCAAGGTTCGCCAGAAACCTGGCTGGAGGGCTCCGGAATCGATCCGCAGTCTGACAAAATACAAATCGCGACAATCTGGCTTAAACATCAGCCAGCTTCAACGCTGCTTGCCATGGCCCGGTCAGTTGTCGAGGTCACCGGGGACCCTGGCTATCAAACTCTGGTCAAAACCGTGTTTACTTCTGTCCCTGTGCATTTACTGGCGGGTGAACATTCAGCGAGTGGCTGGGATGTTCCCGACTGGGCAACTCAGCACGCGAAAAGTGTCACTGTCATGCCTTCAACGGGTCATCTCATGATGTTACAGGATCCCACAACCTTCGGCCAAAGAGTGGCAGAAATACTGAGTTGA
- a CDS encoding RBBP9/YdeN family alpha/beta hydrolase: MTSPILLLPGIGNSGSGHWQTLWTQTDASMTLISGQDWDHPVCEEWVENLETAVRKTGPDVILVAHSLGCLQVANWAQYSRTVVRGALLVAVPDPTRDVFPEEAKGFSVPRSEKRFAFPSMMIASSNDPYADIHYSQCCADAWGSSLVNIGERGHINAASGLGDWPQGRAWLKELIGMSISACGYK; the protein is encoded by the coding sequence ATGACATCTCCAATATTGCTTCTTCCGGGAATTGGCAACTCGGGCTCAGGACACTGGCAAACGCTATGGACACAAACTGACGCGTCAATGACCCTCATTTCGGGACAAGACTGGGATCATCCGGTTTGCGAAGAGTGGGTCGAAAATTTAGAAACTGCCGTCAGAAAGACCGGGCCAGACGTCATTTTAGTCGCCCATAGTCTTGGCTGCCTGCAGGTTGCAAACTGGGCACAATATAGCCGCACGGTGGTGAGAGGCGCGTTGCTGGTCGCGGTACCCGATCCCACACGCGATGTGTTTCCAGAAGAGGCTAAGGGGTTTAGTGTTCCCCGGAGTGAAAAGCGTTTCGCATTTCCGAGCATGATGATTGCCAGTTCCAATGACCCTTATGCCGATATCCATTACAGCCAGTGCTGTGCCGATGCCTGGGGCAGTAGTCTGGTCAATATCGGTGAGCGAGGGCATATCAACGCAGCCAGCGGACTCGGTGACTGGCCTCAGGGGCGTGCATGGTTAAAAGAGCTTATTGGCATGTCCATAAGCGCCTGCGGATATAAATAA
- a CDS encoding Lrp/AsnC family transcriptional regulator, with protein MELDNKDRQILEALQMNARQSLASLGKCIGLSQPAMSERVKKLESAGVIEGYGARVNLREIGLGLQAILRVRTTHQYIKHYLALFNDIPEVIEADRITGEDCFIVRCVFSQPADLEAVVDALAVHGSVTTSLVLSNAVRKQVPVRPG; from the coding sequence ATGGAGCTTGACAACAAAGACCGGCAAATTTTGGAAGCACTTCAAATGAACGCACGTCAGAGTCTGGCCTCTCTGGGCAAATGCATTGGCCTTTCGCAGCCAGCGATGAGCGAACGGGTCAAAAAACTCGAAAGTGCAGGCGTCATTGAAGGATACGGCGCACGCGTCAATTTGCGAGAGATTGGACTGGGATTACAGGCGATCCTGCGAGTACGCACAACCCACCAATACATCAAACACTATCTGGCGTTATTTAACGATATCCCTGAGGTGATAGAAGCTGACAGGATCACAGGAGAGGACTGCTTCATCGTGCGTTGTGTTTTTTCTCAACCGGCTGATTTGGAAGCCGTTGTCGATGCCCTGGCGGTTCATGGTTCAGTGACCACATCGTTAGTTCTGTCTAACGCAGTGCGTAAACAGGTGCCTGTGCGCCCGGGGTGA
- a CDS encoding sensor histidine kinase, whose protein sequence is MRNFWRHLRTPTLVRRIMIAQMLLLTLLWCLFLTYILWENLRSPPMLTGSNTYETILTLVDRMDDRPQDRNAVLEKFSTALREGYGGGEDPKLSISLIVRKNKEIIYSSDGAPSGVTNTLYGKIQSIQSEGRTWTSRTLKSGRSDAEVTLVTPAGGWNFFIYLNSRGYYILPLLVCIPFLLFPAWLSIRIAMRPWNKVINEISLRTSEDLSPLKEVPKHMELRQMVDATNLFLARVQESSDRERVFIADAAHELRTPLAAMRINVEALQSYVSSNNQQELLAGIIRSNSRAARLVNQLLLMMHSEVRIDTVMEPVPLTTLIQERMAALAPLAAERRIELEFYSDDEVWITGVRERLMSLIDNLIENAVKYSPEGGRVEVDVRSLDKSTQLRVSDAGPGIPFELRERVFDRFFRDPNQIQSGSGLGLAIVKAVAQQHNSSVCLSTSAEGGLMVTVDFPNHKSA, encoded by the coding sequence ATGCGAAATTTTTGGCGCCACCTGAGAACTCCAACGCTCGTACGGCGAATTATGATCGCCCAGATGCTACTGCTTACACTGCTTTGGTGTCTTTTTCTGACCTACATTTTGTGGGAGAACTTGCGTAGCCCCCCGATGCTAACGGGCAGCAATACCTACGAAACCATTCTTACATTGGTTGATCGTATGGATGATCGCCCGCAGGATCGCAACGCGGTGCTGGAAAAGTTCAGCACCGCGTTGCGGGAAGGTTATGGCGGAGGTGAAGATCCGAAACTGTCAATCAGCCTAATCGTTCGGAAGAATAAAGAGATAATTTATTCATCTGATGGCGCTCCGTCAGGGGTGACAAACACCCTGTATGGGAAAATTCAGAGCATTCAGAGTGAAGGTCGCACCTGGACTAGCCGTACTCTCAAGTCCGGGAGATCCGATGCGGAGGTAACACTTGTCACGCCTGCCGGAGGCTGGAACTTTTTTATATACCTGAACTCGCGTGGATACTACATATTGCCGCTACTGGTGTGCATTCCTTTTCTTTTGTTTCCCGCGTGGCTGTCAATCCGTATTGCAATGCGACCCTGGAACAAGGTGATAAATGAAATTTCCTTACGAACTTCAGAAGATCTCTCTCCCTTAAAAGAAGTGCCAAAGCACATGGAGCTTCGCCAAATGGTGGACGCTACTAATCTATTTCTTGCCAGGGTACAAGAGAGTTCTGATAGGGAACGGGTTTTCATTGCAGATGCCGCTCACGAACTGCGTACCCCCCTGGCTGCGATGCGAATCAATGTGGAGGCGTTGCAGTCCTATGTAAGCAGTAATAATCAACAGGAGTTGCTGGCAGGGATTATTCGCAGCAATAGCCGTGCAGCGCGTCTTGTCAATCAGTTGCTACTGATGATGCACAGCGAAGTGCGTATTGACACTGTTATGGAGCCTGTGCCGCTGACAACGCTCATACAAGAGCGAATGGCTGCACTGGCACCGCTGGCGGCTGAGCGCAGGATTGAGCTCGAATTCTACTCTGATGATGAAGTCTGGATCACAGGCGTCAGGGAACGCCTGATGTCGCTGATTGATAATTTAATTGAAAATGCCGTGAAGTACAGCCCTGAGGGCGGACGGGTTGAGGTAGATGTACGATCACTTGATAAATCTACTCAGCTGCGTGTTTCAGATGCAGGGCCCGGCATTCCATTTGAATTGAGGGAGCGCGTGTTCGATAGGTTTTTTCGCGATCCCAATCAGATACAAAGCGGGAGTGGACTGGGGCTTGCCATAGTCAAAGCGGTTGCGCAGCAACACAACAGCAGCGTATGCCTGAGTACGTCTGCAGAAGGTGGGCTCATGGTTACTGTTGACTTTCCAAACCACAAGTCCGCCTGA